In a genomic window of Cyclopterus lumpus isolate fCycLum1 chromosome 13, fCycLum1.pri, whole genome shotgun sequence:
- the timm8b gene encoding mitochondrial import inner membrane translocase subunit Tim8 B — protein MDGFENFSASEKAEATELQRMIAIEQQKAQFQAQVHTFTDVCWDKCVDSPGSKLDHRTETCLVSCVERFIDTTLTITNRFTQMVQKGAH, from the exons ATGGACGGCTTTGAGAACTTCAGTGCGTCGGAGAAAGCGGAGGCGACGGAGCTCCAGCGCATGATCGCGATAGAGCAACAGAAGGCGCAGTTCCAGGCCCAG GTGCACACCTTCACCGACGTCTGCTGGGACAAGTGCGTGGACAGCCCGGGCTCCAAGCTGGACCACCGGACGGAGACGTGCCTGGTGAGCTGCGTGGAGCGCTTCATCGACACCACCCTGACCATCACCAACCGCTTCACGCAGATGGTGCAGAAGGGCGCCcattga
- the il4i1 gene encoding L-amino-acid oxidase: MGETRPSIGSAAQLSSVMPGLLTTYETLPLTKDSFCVSSLSENRKRSRPWSSVLKMIPRTFFPLVLVGVVVFSVSGLFGDPLNDCLQDADYDELLDIVVRGLPASKTPRHVAVIGGGVAGLTAAKVLEDAGHKVTIVEASDRIGGRVETFRNSGEGWYAEVGAMRIPSFHRILLSFASKFQIRLNAFIQDDRNTYYLINGVRQKTHAVGNNPDVLNYSLREGERGKSATELFGQTLWKVKDDLKAVGCSAMMDKYDSYTVKEYLVKVGNLSRGALRMIGDILNENSLFYTSLIETLYIQSDISDSTQYFEVTGGFDHLPRVFHQALNATTLFNSKVKRINQTGGGGVTVTYRDGGNSGSLADLTADYALVTATAKAAVFIDFEPPLSADKMEALRSVHYTSSTKVVLSFAERFWEKEGIRGGKSITDRPSRFIFYPSHGFPGTAAGALLASYTCSDDSALFQGMSEDELMAVVLEDLVKIHGEHIRPLWTGGLVKKWGLDPYSLGAFAMFTPYQQGEYAKDLFQAEGRVHFAGEHTAKPHGWIETAMKSALRAARNINNLSV, translated from the exons ATGGGGGAAACGAG acCCAGCATTGGAAGTGCAGCCCAGTTGTCCTCAGTCATGCCCGGGCTCCTGACGACCTACGAGACTTTACCTTTGACAAAG GACTCCTTTTGTGTGAGCAGCCTCAGTGAGAACAGGAAGAGGTCCAGACCGTGGAGCTCCGTCCTCAAGATGATCCCTCGCACCTTCT TTCCTCTGGTTCTAGTCGGGGTGGTGGTGTTCTCCGTCAGCGGGCTCTTCGGGGACCCTCTGAACGACTGCCTGCAGGACGCCGACTACGACGAGCTTCTGGACATCGTGGTCAGAGGACTCCCCGCCTCCAAGACTCCTCGCCACGTGGCGGTCATCGGCGGGGGCGTCGCCGGACTGACCGCCGCCAAGGTTTTAGAAGACGCCGGACACAAGGTGACCATCGTGGAAGCCAGCGACCGCATCGGAGGCCGAGTCGAGACCTTCAGGAACAGCGGAGAAGGCTGGTACGCCGAGGTGGGCGCCATGAGGATCCCCAGCTTCCACAG GATTCTGCTTTCCTTTGCCTCCAAGTTCCAGATTCGCCTCAACGCCTTCATCCAAGACGACAGGAACACCTACTACCTGATAAACGGCGTGCGACAGAAGACGCACGCCGTGGGCAACAACCCCGACGTGCTGAACTACAGCCTGCGTGAAGGCGAGAGGGGGAAGTCTGCCACCGAGCTCTTCGGCCAGACGCtctggaag GTGAAGGACGATCTCAAGGCCGTCGGCTGCAGTGCCATGATGGATAAATACGATTCCTACACAGTGAAG GAATACCTGGTGAAGGTGGGCAACCTGAGTCGCGGTGCCCTGAGGATGATCGGAGACATCCTGAACGAAAACAGCCTCTTCTACACATCGCTGATAGAGACGCTGTACATTCAGTCTGACATCAGCGACAGCACTCA gTACTTCGAGGTGACCGGTGGATTCGATCACCTCCCGAGGGTTTTCCACCAGGCGTTAAATGCCACGACCCTCTTCAACTCCAAGGTCAAGCGGATCAATCAAACAGGCGGCGGCGGCGTGACGGTGACGTACCGGGACGGGGGGAACTCCGGCTCCCTGGCGGACCTGACGGCGGACTACGCCCTGGTCACGGCTACGGCCAAGGCTGCCGTCTTCATCGACTTCGAGCCGCCTCTCTCCGCGGACAAGATGGAGGCCCTGCGTTCGGTCCATTACACCAGCTCCACCAAGGTGGTCCTCAGCTTCGCGGAGCGGTTCTGGGAGAAGGAGGGCATCCGAGGAGGGAAGAGCATCACGGACCGGCCGTCCCGCTTCATCTTCTACCCCAGCCACGGCTTCCCCGGCACGGCGGCGGGGGCCCTCCTGGCGTCCTACACCTGCTCCGACGACTCCGCCCTCTTCCAGGGGATGAGCGAGGACGAGCTGATGGCCGTGGTCCTGGAGGACTTGGTGAAGATCCACGGGGAGCACATCCGGCCCCTGTGGACGGGGGGCCTGGTGAAGAAGTGGGGCCTGGACCCGTACAGCCTGGGGGCCTTCGCCATGTTCACGCCCTACCAGCAGGGCGAGTACGCCAAAGACCTGTTCCAGGCCGAGGGCCGGGTGCACTTTGCAGGGGAGCACACGGCCAAGCCGCACGGATGGATCGAAACCGCCATGAAGTCGGCGCTCCGGGCCGCCAGAAATATTAATAACCTCTccgtttag
- the snx19b gene encoding sorting nexin-19 isoform X2: protein MRPTVRSHDRCGVAPACLNSPSVPEGVEPDGRLRGAMAEALGQRSLLGFGVVLVWLVLFHLLVNIWLLCVFTSLLVVLGGWLGSQAVLESNSVVHLERFITLEQVLPSAEEERRLDREIHNTVRKVIRDFVASWFSTVSSETGFETEVQEAMISMAMELKRRSRRLDRKELTQRVLDLFGCHLQDYIRAKELASEQPERPAARWGGDGERLWRAYSAVTAPHLATTGVGARVDYTRALVDLLLHVLVPPPHLESRTGRFVVGELITCNVLLPVVAKLSDPDWLNVLVIGILGRSRRPQEPVATEPPPSLLRTQPSPPSSPPPPAEPELAPLQETQAPQRESEAPPLREMLSDAETPELFAYDVIDAEEADCPQSNAEEEEPALPFLRHYVRGSKLNPFYQENDSDLDSPLGDYKRGSVDSLVMVGQEDNNGVDPEDGFPSPADGSCPKVLVNSEPVGHSVNGNLQDPEREGSPSVSTARELLLGVEQNELTVVGPLQGSSPLQTFSFEPLISPDGPVIIQNLRISGTITAKEHRGTGSHPYTLYTIKYETMGCETPGSTQLVSEEAEVALPGGEDPSAVQQVAYHMVNRRYSEFLNLQTRLEEKTELRRLIKGVKGPKKVFPEMPFGNMDSDKIEARKGLLEIFLKLLCAIPEIANSVEMQEFLALNTDARIAFVKKPFIVSRIDKIVVNAIVDTLKTAFPRSEPQSPTEDNEPEVDGGKFSCEKKSRSRLKFSSKSIPFMNGSDIRPPVSFSWEQTSTVFNGMSLGDLKAFIAEQEQLSVRAESERVDSPGTGEFGGLPDDGSRRKNTREPASETALAEVALNILCLLMEEQWSWLCTENIQKTIRLLFGTFINRWLDVSVANLTSSAYWVAYLQVIQESVWPGGALPTAPRLERSRQQKDDTRRQALSCLMRLLPDLISDLLGSDKYKLCWQTALGSLQDPHINRHLVFCIFDLLLEFLVPEIPEEDFQRSLLRSLSKNPEKQLA from the exons ATGAGGCCGACCGTGCGGAGCCATGACAG GTGTGGCGTCGCTCCGGCGTGCCTGAACTCCCCGTCTGTCCCCGAGGGCGTGGAGCCGGACGGAAGGCTCCGCGGCGCCATGGCGGAGGCCTTGGGCCAGAGGAGCTTGTTGGGCTTCGGCGTGGTGTTGGTCTGGCTGGTGCTGTTCCACCTGCTGGTGAACATCTGGCTGCTGTGCGTGTTCACCAGCCTGCTGGTGGTGCTCGGCGGCTGGCTCGGCTCGCAGGCCGTCCTGGAGTCCAACAGCGTGGTCCACCTGGAGAGGTTCATCACCCTGGAGCAG GTTCTGCCGTCTGCGGAGGAGGAGCGGCGCCTGGACCGGGAGATCCACAACACAGTGAGGAAAGTCATCAGGGACTTTGTGGCCTCGTGGTTCTCCACTGTATCCTCCGAGACTGGTTTTGAGACGGAGGTTCAGGAGGCCATGATCTCCATGGCCATGGAGCTGAAGAGACGCTCGAGACGGCTCGACAGGAAG GAGCTGACCCAGAGGGTCCTGGATCTGTTCGGCTGCCACCTGCAGGACTACATCCGAGCCAAGGAGCTGGCTTCAGAGCAGCCGGAGCGCCCGGCGGCCAGGTGGGGCGGCGACGGCGAGCGGCTGTGGCGGGCGTATTCTGCGGTTACCGCGCCCCATCTCGCCACGACCGGCGTCGGCGCGCGGGTCGACTACACCAGGGCGCTCGTGGACCTGCTGCTGCACGTCTTGGTGCCGCCGCCGCACCTGGAGAGCCGCACGGGCCGGTTCGTCGTCGGCGAGCTCATCACCTGCAACGTCCTGCTGCCGGTCGTCGCCAAGCTGTCCGACCCCGACTGGTTGAACGTTCTCGTCATCGGAATACTCGGCAGGTCCCGCAGACCGCAGGAGCCGGTTGCGACGGAGCCGCCGCCGTCGCTGCTGCGGACGCAGCCTTCGCCACCATCATCGCCGCCGCCGCCTGCTGAACCGGAGCTCGCTCCACTGCAAGAGACGCAAGCGCCTCAAAGGGAGAGCGAAGCTCCTCCGCTAAGAGAAATGCTCAGCGACGCGGAAACGCCGGAGCTCTTCGCCTACGACGTCATCGACGCCGAGGAGGCGGACTGTCCGCAGAGCAACGCCGAGGAAGAAGAACCTGCGCTGCCCTTTCTGAGGCACTACGTGAGGGGCAGCAAGCTGAACCCTTTTTACCAGGAGAACGACTCGGACCTGGACTCTCCCCTGGGGGACTACAAACGAGGCTCCGTCGATTCCCTCGTCATGGTCGGACAGGAGGACAACAATGGCGTGGACCCGGAAGACGGCTTCCCCAGTCCGGCGGACGGCTCCTGCCCCAAAGTCCTGGTGAATTCGGAGCCGGTGGGGCATTCTGTTAACGGCAACCTCCAGGACCCGGAGAGGGAGGGTTCCCCCTCCGTGAGCACAGCCAGGGAGCTCCTTCTGGGGGTGGAACAGAATGAGCTGACTGTGGTGGGCCCGCTTCAGGGCTCCTCCCCTCTGCAGACCTTCAGCTTCGAGCCCCTCATCAGCCCCGACGGGCCGGTCATCATCCAGAACCTCCGCATCTCCGGCACCATCACGGCCAAGGAGCACCGCGGCACCGGCTCACACCCCTACACGCTCTACACCATCAAA TACGAGACGATGGGCTGCGAGACCCCCGGGAGCACCCAGCTGGTCTCCGAGGAGGCCGAGGTGGCCCTGCCGGGGGGTGAGGACCCATCGGCCGTCCAGCAGGTGGCCTACCACATGGTCAACAGGCGCTACAGCGAGTTCCTTAACCTGCAAACTCGGCTGGAGGAGAAAACTGAACTACGGAGGCTCATCAAAG GGGTGAAGGGTCCAAAGAAAGTATTTCCAGAGATGCCGTTCGGAAACATGGACAGCGACAAGATAGAAGCCAGAAAAGGACTCCTGGAGATCTTTCTGAAG CTTCTCTGTGCCATCCCTGAAATCGCCAACAGTGTGGAGATGCAGGAGTTTCTGGCTCTCAACACCGACGCCAGGATCGCCTTCGTCAAGAAACCTTTCATCGTGTCACGAATAGACAAG ATCGTGGTGAACGCCATCGTGGACACGCTGAAGACGGCGTTCCCTCGCTCGGAACCTCAGAGCCCGACGGAGGACAACGAGCCGGAGGTGGACGGAGGGAAATTCAGTTGTGAAAAGAAGAGCAG GTCTCGTCTGAAGTTCTCCAGTAAGAGCATCCCCTTCATGAACGGCTCTGACATCAGACCCCCGGTGTCCTTCAGCTGGGAGCAAACCAGCACG GTGTTTAACGGGATGTCGTTGGGAGACTTGAAAGCCTTCATCGCTGAGCAGGAACAGCTGTCCGTCAGAGCGGAGTCGGAGAGGGTCGACAGTCCAGGGACGGGAGAGTTCGGAGGCCTTCCGGACGACGGCTCGAGGAGAAAGAACACACGGGAACCTG CGTCCGAGACGGCGCTGGCCGAGGTGGCGCTGAACATCCTGTGTctgctgatggaggagcagtgGAGCTGGCTGTGCACGGAGAACATCCAGAAGACCATCCGGCTGCTGTTCGGGACGTTTATCAACAG GTGGCTGGACGTGAGCGTCGCCAACCTGACGTCCAGCGCGTACTGGGTGGCGTACCTGCAGGTCATCCAAGAGTCCGTGTGGCCGGGAGGAGCTCTGCCGACGGCGCCCCGGCTTGAACGCAGCCGGCAGCAGAAGGACGACACCAGGCGGCAAGCCTTAAGCTGTCTGATGAGACTCCTGCCGG ATCTGATCTCAGACCTGTTGGGCTCAGACAAGTACAAGCTCTGCTGGCAGACTGCACTGGGCTCTCTTCAAGACCCCCATATTAACAG ACATCTGGTCTTCTGCATATTTGACCTTCTGCTGGAGTTCCTGGTTCCTGAAATACCCGAGGAGGACTTCCAGAGGAGCCTGTTGCGAAGCCTCTCCAAGAACCCAGAGAAGCAGCTGGcgtga
- the snx19b gene encoding sorting nexin-19 isoform X1 — MAVTGPWLGRWCGVAPACLNSPSVPEGVEPDGRLRGAMAEALGQRSLLGFGVVLVWLVLFHLLVNIWLLCVFTSLLVVLGGWLGSQAVLESNSVVHLERFITLEQVLPSAEEERRLDREIHNTVRKVIRDFVASWFSTVSSETGFETEVQEAMISMAMELKRRSRRLDRKELTQRVLDLFGCHLQDYIRAKELASEQPERPAARWGGDGERLWRAYSAVTAPHLATTGVGARVDYTRALVDLLLHVLVPPPHLESRTGRFVVGELITCNVLLPVVAKLSDPDWLNVLVIGILGRSRRPQEPVATEPPPSLLRTQPSPPSSPPPPAEPELAPLQETQAPQRESEAPPLREMLSDAETPELFAYDVIDAEEADCPQSNAEEEEPALPFLRHYVRGSKLNPFYQENDSDLDSPLGDYKRGSVDSLVMVGQEDNNGVDPEDGFPSPADGSCPKVLVNSEPVGHSVNGNLQDPEREGSPSVSTARELLLGVEQNELTVVGPLQGSSPLQTFSFEPLISPDGPVIIQNLRISGTITAKEHRGTGSHPYTLYTIKYETMGCETPGSTQLVSEEAEVALPGGEDPSAVQQVAYHMVNRRYSEFLNLQTRLEEKTELRRLIKGVKGPKKVFPEMPFGNMDSDKIEARKGLLEIFLKLLCAIPEIANSVEMQEFLALNTDARIAFVKKPFIVSRIDKIVVNAIVDTLKTAFPRSEPQSPTEDNEPEVDGGKFSCEKKSRSRLKFSSKSIPFMNGSDIRPPVSFSWEQTSTVFNGMSLGDLKAFIAEQEQLSVRAESERVDSPGTGEFGGLPDDGSRRKNTREPASETALAEVALNILCLLMEEQWSWLCTENIQKTIRLLFGTFINRWLDVSVANLTSSAYWVAYLQVIQESVWPGGALPTAPRLERSRQQKDDTRRQALSCLMRLLPDLISDLLGSDKYKLCWQTALGSLQDPHINRHLVFCIFDLLLEFLVPEIPEEDFQRSLLRSLSKNPEKQLA, encoded by the exons ATGGCGGTGACTGGACCCTGGCTGGGTCGGTG GTGTGGCGTCGCTCCGGCGTGCCTGAACTCCCCGTCTGTCCCCGAGGGCGTGGAGCCGGACGGAAGGCTCCGCGGCGCCATGGCGGAGGCCTTGGGCCAGAGGAGCTTGTTGGGCTTCGGCGTGGTGTTGGTCTGGCTGGTGCTGTTCCACCTGCTGGTGAACATCTGGCTGCTGTGCGTGTTCACCAGCCTGCTGGTGGTGCTCGGCGGCTGGCTCGGCTCGCAGGCCGTCCTGGAGTCCAACAGCGTGGTCCACCTGGAGAGGTTCATCACCCTGGAGCAG GTTCTGCCGTCTGCGGAGGAGGAGCGGCGCCTGGACCGGGAGATCCACAACACAGTGAGGAAAGTCATCAGGGACTTTGTGGCCTCGTGGTTCTCCACTGTATCCTCCGAGACTGGTTTTGAGACGGAGGTTCAGGAGGCCATGATCTCCATGGCCATGGAGCTGAAGAGACGCTCGAGACGGCTCGACAGGAAG GAGCTGACCCAGAGGGTCCTGGATCTGTTCGGCTGCCACCTGCAGGACTACATCCGAGCCAAGGAGCTGGCTTCAGAGCAGCCGGAGCGCCCGGCGGCCAGGTGGGGCGGCGACGGCGAGCGGCTGTGGCGGGCGTATTCTGCGGTTACCGCGCCCCATCTCGCCACGACCGGCGTCGGCGCGCGGGTCGACTACACCAGGGCGCTCGTGGACCTGCTGCTGCACGTCTTGGTGCCGCCGCCGCACCTGGAGAGCCGCACGGGCCGGTTCGTCGTCGGCGAGCTCATCACCTGCAACGTCCTGCTGCCGGTCGTCGCCAAGCTGTCCGACCCCGACTGGTTGAACGTTCTCGTCATCGGAATACTCGGCAGGTCCCGCAGACCGCAGGAGCCGGTTGCGACGGAGCCGCCGCCGTCGCTGCTGCGGACGCAGCCTTCGCCACCATCATCGCCGCCGCCGCCTGCTGAACCGGAGCTCGCTCCACTGCAAGAGACGCAAGCGCCTCAAAGGGAGAGCGAAGCTCCTCCGCTAAGAGAAATGCTCAGCGACGCGGAAACGCCGGAGCTCTTCGCCTACGACGTCATCGACGCCGAGGAGGCGGACTGTCCGCAGAGCAACGCCGAGGAAGAAGAACCTGCGCTGCCCTTTCTGAGGCACTACGTGAGGGGCAGCAAGCTGAACCCTTTTTACCAGGAGAACGACTCGGACCTGGACTCTCCCCTGGGGGACTACAAACGAGGCTCCGTCGATTCCCTCGTCATGGTCGGACAGGAGGACAACAATGGCGTGGACCCGGAAGACGGCTTCCCCAGTCCGGCGGACGGCTCCTGCCCCAAAGTCCTGGTGAATTCGGAGCCGGTGGGGCATTCTGTTAACGGCAACCTCCAGGACCCGGAGAGGGAGGGTTCCCCCTCCGTGAGCACAGCCAGGGAGCTCCTTCTGGGGGTGGAACAGAATGAGCTGACTGTGGTGGGCCCGCTTCAGGGCTCCTCCCCTCTGCAGACCTTCAGCTTCGAGCCCCTCATCAGCCCCGACGGGCCGGTCATCATCCAGAACCTCCGCATCTCCGGCACCATCACGGCCAAGGAGCACCGCGGCACCGGCTCACACCCCTACACGCTCTACACCATCAAA TACGAGACGATGGGCTGCGAGACCCCCGGGAGCACCCAGCTGGTCTCCGAGGAGGCCGAGGTGGCCCTGCCGGGGGGTGAGGACCCATCGGCCGTCCAGCAGGTGGCCTACCACATGGTCAACAGGCGCTACAGCGAGTTCCTTAACCTGCAAACTCGGCTGGAGGAGAAAACTGAACTACGGAGGCTCATCAAAG GGGTGAAGGGTCCAAAGAAAGTATTTCCAGAGATGCCGTTCGGAAACATGGACAGCGACAAGATAGAAGCCAGAAAAGGACTCCTGGAGATCTTTCTGAAG CTTCTCTGTGCCATCCCTGAAATCGCCAACAGTGTGGAGATGCAGGAGTTTCTGGCTCTCAACACCGACGCCAGGATCGCCTTCGTCAAGAAACCTTTCATCGTGTCACGAATAGACAAG ATCGTGGTGAACGCCATCGTGGACACGCTGAAGACGGCGTTCCCTCGCTCGGAACCTCAGAGCCCGACGGAGGACAACGAGCCGGAGGTGGACGGAGGGAAATTCAGTTGTGAAAAGAAGAGCAG GTCTCGTCTGAAGTTCTCCAGTAAGAGCATCCCCTTCATGAACGGCTCTGACATCAGACCCCCGGTGTCCTTCAGCTGGGAGCAAACCAGCACG GTGTTTAACGGGATGTCGTTGGGAGACTTGAAAGCCTTCATCGCTGAGCAGGAACAGCTGTCCGTCAGAGCGGAGTCGGAGAGGGTCGACAGTCCAGGGACGGGAGAGTTCGGAGGCCTTCCGGACGACGGCTCGAGGAGAAAGAACACACGGGAACCTG CGTCCGAGACGGCGCTGGCCGAGGTGGCGCTGAACATCCTGTGTctgctgatggaggagcagtgGAGCTGGCTGTGCACGGAGAACATCCAGAAGACCATCCGGCTGCTGTTCGGGACGTTTATCAACAG GTGGCTGGACGTGAGCGTCGCCAACCTGACGTCCAGCGCGTACTGGGTGGCGTACCTGCAGGTCATCCAAGAGTCCGTGTGGCCGGGAGGAGCTCTGCCGACGGCGCCCCGGCTTGAACGCAGCCGGCAGCAGAAGGACGACACCAGGCGGCAAGCCTTAAGCTGTCTGATGAGACTCCTGCCGG ATCTGATCTCAGACCTGTTGGGCTCAGACAAGTACAAGCTCTGCTGGCAGACTGCACTGGGCTCTCTTCAAGACCCCCATATTAACAG ACATCTGGTCTTCTGCATATTTGACCTTCTGCTGGAGTTCCTGGTTCCTGAAATACCCGAGGAGGACTTCCAGAGGAGCCTGTTGCGAAGCCTCTCCAAGAACCCAGAGAAGCAGCTGGcgtga